One window of the Lachancea thermotolerans CBS 6340 chromosome A complete sequence genome contains the following:
- a CDS encoding KLTH0A03124p (conserved hypothetical protein): MIFAHTDLDFQETSMGLARSYPSLDAGSLSEGAEQEQQPRAPIEDVLELIISGTESELDPPIFEAELLTSDMAVDGLRQDSIFSLDGDADLSLPDLQETESFDTSLEQLPYEAFNACADQPAETPGAPARPRLSHRKSNPFYLPSKHIKNMISKDRHRQSARKVESASRSQWGGAGEALIPDQCTKPFLERRQTIG, from the coding sequence ATGATCTTCGCACACACAGACCTTGACTTCCAGGAGACGAGCATGGGCCTTGCCAGGTCCTACCCGAGCTTGGACGCGGGGTCGCTGAGCGAAGGCGCAGAGCAGGAACAGCAGCCTCGCGCTCCCATAGAAGACGTTCTTGAGCTTATAATTTCTGGAACGGAATCCGAGCTTGATCCACCGATCTTCGAAGCGGAACTTCTCACTTCCGACATGGCCGTTGACGGACTACGACAGGACAGTATATTTTCGCTTGATGGTGACGCGGATTTATCACTACCGGATCTGCAGGAGACAGAAAGCTTTGACACATCGTTGGAGCAGCTCCCTTACGAGGCCTTCAATGCGTGTGCTGACCAGCCAGCGGAAACCCCCGGCGCACCGGCGAGGCCAAGGCTCTCGCATCGCAAGAGCAACCCATTCTATCTCCCTTCGAAACACATCAAGAACATGATATCCAAAGACAGGCACCGCCAGAGCGCCCGCAAGGTCGAGAGCGCTTCCCGGTCGCAGTGGGGCGGCGCGGGGGAAGCCCTAATTCCTGACCAGTGCACAAAGCCCTTCCTGGAGAGGCGGCAGACGATAGGCTAA
- a CDS encoding transcription activator GCR1-like domain-containing protein (conserved hypothetical protein), translating into METDKVSSVSERLQLLMDVNHEQHDRPSGSLLTHLISTLDQETTAPPTLAEDAPSLQEDAAERTFTASSYYTSFVPARPHADYFDFDTEYNEKAKDLYGDVEEAEAAAGRSDTGVERRLETMEESTLEASPVGLPTDDPSDDADQNVQMILDKLDTFKREFRHLIKRMDEASLVSRISGSATLPDMTARPRVMNTLVGEIIDTLQSFVPQPSRKRSRCDSDVGIAEKDEESSLLDAVAKETLEHDPCYGVPNFGVVLIKSPTTVSQLWNEYTKLPSEWALPDWFDVASQQSSGANNARRPAILLKRRTSIRDLERIYGSSWRNGDKNFSRQVNRRKKIWHAIEEGLESGIPLEECFRLLESYVKERGKGLSWYYNGVPFKLAELRGGN; encoded by the coding sequence ATGGAAACTGACAAGGTGTCGAGTGTTAGTGAAAGATTGCAGCTTTTGATGGATGTTAACCACGAGCAGCACGACCGACCATCGGGATCGTTGCTGACTCATCTAATCAGTACCCTGGACCAGGAAACTACTGCGCCTCCGACACTAGCCGAGGACGCTCCGAGTTTGCAAGAAGATGCGGCGGAGCGCACATTCACTGCCAGTTCTTACTACACCTCATTCGTCCCAGCGCGTCCACACGCAGACTACTTCGACTTCGACACAGAATACAACGAGAAAGCCAAGGATCTCTATGGGGATGTTGAGGAGGCAGAAGCTGCCGCGGGCCGCAGCGATACCGGCGTAGAGCGCCGACTGGAGACAATGGAAGAAAGCACCCTTGAGGCGTCACCAGTAGGACTCCCCACGGATGATCCATCAGATGACGCGGATCAGAACGTGCAAATGATTCTGGACAAGCTAGATACCTTCAAGCGCGAGTTTCGCCACTTAATAAAAAGAATGGATGAGGCTTCTCTGGTGTCACGCATATCGGGCTCCGCGACTTTGCCTGATATGACCGCCCGTCCGCGGGTCATGAACACTTTGGTTGGCGAAATTATAGATACACTACAGTCGTTCGTCCCCCAGCCGAGTCGAAAGCGATCAAGATGCGATTCTGACGTAGGAATAGCAGAAAAGGATGAGGAGAGTTCACTTCTCGATGCGGTGGCGAAAGAAACGCTAGAGCACGATCCCTGTTACGGTGTGCCGAACTTTGGCGTTGTTCTGATAAAATCACCCACCACTGTCTCGCAGCTTTGGAACGAATACACAAAGCTTCCTAGCGAATGGGCGCTGCCGGACTGGTTTGATGTAGCGTCGCAGCAGTCTTCCGGTGCAAACAACGCTAGAAGACCTGCAATACTCTTAAAGCGTCGCACTTCGATACGCGATCTTGAGAGGATATATGGTTCGTCGTGGCGCAATGGtgacaaaaacttctcaCGCCAAGTCAATCGGCGTAAGAAAATTTGGCATGCAATCGAGGAGGGCCTCGAAAGCGGTATTCCTCTCGAGGAGTGCTTCAGGCTTCTTGAGTCTTATGTAAAGGAAAGAGGAAAAGGGTTAAGCTGGTATTATAATGGCGTTCCGTTCAAACTAGCGGAGCTTAGAGGTGGTAATTAG
- the GAT1 gene encoding Gat1p (conserved hypothetical protein) → MTERKEDARSRERQCQKKLQEAISDSSAEALWHMYSSAQASLPYRDRMVNLTWRMLGARMRKNVPVARQDQDQLYPEQVKYLSQSDKSSPMVPEEIDYMAELREIRGQSLSTAASSTLNMQATDGLAEGRASSSSASAPVKTEPLESKLSISDQIVSGMGRGPTSGPTPSNSMKPFSQRDMEPSALGFDDNVHFGSFSNISQHVGFMADVDVDSFNILDGRESASGRELSHEEDEDMGMRAATYSSPALISDSGVSSADNPSYGQQSMSNSTLLNNMDQASALSTVPNSVTIGGLNSSILGGQTFFDDHDFLHPVNEGNQDNENIFPPLHATNSQISLPDLYDRTSNITPISIRRPSSAWQALPNGLGASAPGTSAIAPSSLPNPQVSRRPVSVNSVRKKQIKSSNSRRGSLSFTSINGGSIPTGFVGQQEKGSNDAARKPTTNEGTSGASASGGKTDTKCTNCHTKTTPLWRRDPQGNPLCNACGLFLKLHGVVRPLSLKTDVIKKRQRSSNKATAANSSAVVGQDNSPSKDAVQNSKSKRPLSRKKTSSVNILGEARPSLPRSQSSFSRRKSKASFNTRDAENASSESGSGTPTPVQASGADTQTMSNTASEMDIDQHSTANVDEGTKHNESSFDLILEQWSQPTNSENNSGRTHPQQGSQPQSKQPEGQSAFYFSSSHGREGRRKPEPASGLSGPQNPADKKNAGENANWDWLTLSL, encoded by the coding sequence ATGACAGAGAGGAAAGAAGACGCTCGCAGCCGTGAGCGTCAGTGCcagaaaaagctgcaagaagcGATATCAGACTCTTCGGCGGAGGCCCTATGGCACATGTATTCCAGCGCGCAAGCCTCGCTTCCCTACCGCGACCGCATGGTCAACCTGACATGGCGCATGCTTGGGGCACGCATGAGGAAGAACGTCCCAGTCGCCAGACAAGACCAGGATCAGCTGTACCCGGAGCAGGTCAAGTATTTAAGCCAGAGCGATAAATCGAGCCCTATGGTGCCCGAAGAAATTGATTACATGGCAGAGTTGCGGGAAATAAGAGGCCAGAGTCTCTCCACAGCTGCTTCGTCGACACTCAACATGCAGGCCACTGATGGACTAGCTGAGGGCAGAgcgtcatcttcttcggcAAGTGCGCCAGTCAAAACAGAACCCCTTGAATCCAAACTCAGCATAAGCGACCAGATCGTTAGCGGGATGGGGCGAGGTCCGACCTCGGGCCCGACGCCGTCTAACTCCATGAAGCCATTCTCTCAGCGGGATATGGAACCATCGGCTCTTGGCTTCGACGACAATGTTCATTTCGGTTCATTCTCGAACATCAGCCAGCATGTTGGCTTTATGGCCGATGTCGACGTTGACAGCTTTAACATACTAGATGGCCGCGAATCGGCGTCGGGTCGCGAATTGAGTCACGAGGAGGATGAGGACATGGGAATGCGCGCAGCGACGTACTCTTCGCCGGCACTAATAAGCGACAGTGGGGTATCATCCGCCGACAATCCATCTTATGGTCAGCAGTCTATGTCAAATTCCACGCTTCTCAACAATATGGACCAGGCCAGTGCTCTTTCGACGGTGCCGAACTCGGTTACCATTGGCGGCCTGAACTCCAGTATCCTGGGAGGTCAGACATTCTTTGACGACCACGACTTCTTGCATCCAGTGAATGAAGGGAACCAAGATAACGAAAATATATTCCCACCACTGCACGCCACAAATTCACAGATTTCACTTCCTGATCTTTATGATAGAACATCCAACATTACCCCAATATCTATTAGACGGCCTAGCAGTGCCTGGCAAGCCCTGCCCAATGGTCTAGGTGCATCCGCCCCTGGCACATCTGCCATAGCGCCTAGCTCTCTTCCAAACCCACAGGTTTCTCGCCGCCCAGTTAGCGTCAATTCGGTTCGCAAGAAGCAAATCAAAAGCTCTAATTCGAGAAGAGGAAGTTTGAGCTTCACGTCTATAAATGGCGGCTCAATTCCAACGGGTTTTGTCGGCCAGCAAGAAAAGGGATCAAACGATGCGGCCCGGAAGCCAACAACCAATGAAGGAACCTCTGGGGCAAGCGCGTCAGGTGGGAAAACAGATACCAAGTGCACAAATTGCCACACAAAAACAACCCCATTGTGGAGGAGAGACCCCCAAGGAAATCCTCTCTGCAACGCATGTGGTCTTTTCCTGAAGCTGCACGGCGTTGTGCGGCCTTTGTCGCTGAAAACTGACGTGATTAAGAAGCGCCAGCGTTCATCAAACAAGGCTACTGCTGCAAATTCCTCCGCTGTTGTGGGGCAAGATAATTCACCTTCGAAAGATGCAGTGCAGAATTCGAAGAGTAAGCGTCCGCTAAGCAGAAAAAAGACGTCTTCAGTTAATATTCTGGGCGAGGCAAGGCCAAGTCTACCAAGATCTCAGTCATCCTTTTCGAGAAGGAAATCAAAGGCTAGTTTCAATACCCGGGACGCAGAGAATGCCAGTAGTGAGAGCGGGTCAGGTACCCCTACTCCAGTACAAGCGTCGGGAGCAGACACCCAAACAATGAGCAACACTGCCTCTGAGATGGACATCGACCAGCATTCTACAGCAAACGTAGATGAAGGCACAAAGCACAATGAATCCAGTTTTGACCTCATTCTTGAACAATGGTCTCAGCCCACGAACTCAGAAAATAACTCCGGACGCACTCATCCTCAGCAAGGATCACAACCTCAGTCAAAGCAGCCTGAGGGCCAGTCAGCCTTCTACTTTTCATCGTCACATGGGAGAGAAGGGAGGAGAAAACCAGAGCCTGCAAGCGGGCTTAGTGGACCTCAAAACCCAGCCGATAAAAAGAACGCAGGAGAGAATGCTAACTGGGACTGGCTCACTTTGAGCTTGTAA
- the FCF2 gene encoding Fcf2p (similar to uniprot|Q12035 Saccharomyces cerevisiae YLR051C Protein required for cell viability) has translation MASDSIEDLFAELKKLETAGVTHSAPAGESSTPGENEGFDQDKLEFEDDSKIAQQQKTFREIEQRMRKLPRMETGFDSLTLPAGSAVEGTKAVTKVEDPVSILHSRKKDAATKKPSTTEQWFTLPKPELTRELKRDLLVLKHRAALDPKRHYKKEKWTVPERFSVGTIVEDKTEFYSSRLNNKQRKSTMVGELMDSENTNKYFKRKYTEVQAKKTSGAKGHYRKVREKRNKM, from the coding sequence ATGGCCTCTGACAGCATAGAAGACCTTTTTGCAGAGctaaagaagctggagacCGCTGGCGTGACGCACAGCGCTCCAGCCGGTGAGTCCAGCACGCCGGGCGAAAATGAAGGCTTTGACCAGGACAAGCTCGAGTTTGAGGACGATTCCAAGATTgcccagcagcagaaaacATTCAGAGAGATAGAGCAGCGGATGCGCAAACTTCCGCGCATGGAAACCGGCTTTGACAGCCTGACGCTGCCTGCAGGCAGTGCCGTGGAGGGAACTAAGGCGGTAACCAAGGTTGAGGACCCGGTTTCAATCCTACACTCGCGGAAAAAGGACGCTGCCACCAAGAAGCCCTCCACTACTGAGCAGTGGTTTACGCTGCCAAAACCTGAGCTTACAAGGGAGCTGAAGCGCGACCTGCTGGTGCTGAAACACCGTGCCGCGCTGGATCCCAAACGGCACtacaagaaggagaagtGGACTGTTCCAGAGCGCTTCTCCGTCGGCACTATAGTTGAGGACAAGACCGAATTTTACAGCAGCAGGCTGAACAACAAGCAGCGCAAGAGCACAATGGTCGGCGAACTGATGGACAGCGAAAACACCAACAAGTATTTCAAGCGCAAGTACACCGAGGTCCaggccaagaagaccagcGGTGCCAAGGGTCACTACAGGAAGGTGCGCGAGAAGCGCAACAAGATGTGA
- the FRS2 gene encoding phenylalanine--tRNA ligase subunit alpha (highly similar to uniprot|P15625 Saccharomyces cerevisiae YFL022C): MSDLQLEILQKLDQLGEIQSTLEVFPNINPQVVLSSLNSLKAHGKLEYTKQDKTYYTLSKEGEEIMGKGSHEIRLLQLVDKFTKLQIKDVATHMGADGKVGQARAFKNGWISKNKDNELTVSDKISSVNDVQDETKDILVQIKNGNYEGVNDKTLNDLKKRKLVAAKKEISFHVTKGADFSTELTKLETDLTADMVASGTYKDLKFKPYNFNSEGILPESGALHPLNKVREEFRQIFFSMGFTEMPANQYVDTGFWNFDALYVPQKHPARDLQDTFYLKDPIKSDLPEDKAYLENIKAVHEQGKFESIGYRYDWKPEESQKLVLRTHSTATSAYMLKKLAEDPKPTRLFSIDRVFRNEAVDATHLAEFHQVEGVLADYNITLGDLIQFMEGFFEKMGVTGLRFKPTYNPYTEPSMEIFSWHEGLGKWVEIGNSGMFRPEMLESMGLPPNMRVLGWGLSLERPTMIKYGVQNIRELLGHKVSLDFIETNPAARLDEDLYE, translated from the coding sequence ATGTCCGATTTGCAACTGGAAATTCTTCAGAAACTTGACCAACTGGGCGAGATCCAATCTACGCTTGAGGTCTTCCCTAACATAAACCCTCAAGTGGTGCTGTCGTCGTTGAACTCATTGAAGGCACATGGGAAGCTAGAGTACACCAAGCAGGACAAAACCTACTATACGTTGAGCAAGGAGGGTGAGGAGATTATGGGGAAGGGTTCGCATGAGATCAGACTACTTCAGTTGGTTGACAAGTTCACCAAGCTCCAAATCAAGGATGTGGCTACCCACATGGGAGCCGACGGAAAGGTGGGTCAGGCGCGTGCGTTCAAGAACGGGTGGATCTCGAAAAACAAGGACAACGAGCTGACTGTCAGCGACAAAATTTCGTCGGTTAACGACGTGCAGGACGAAACCAAAGATATTCTGGTTCAGATCAAAAACGGTAACTACGAGGGCGTGAATGACAAGACCCTAAACGACCTCAAGAAGCGTAAGCTGGTAgcggccaagaaggagatcAGCTTCCACGTGACCAAGGGAGCAGACTTCTCCACAGAACTCACAAAGTTGGAAACGGACCTCACCGCCGACATGGTTGCCTCAGGAACTTACAAGGACCTGAAATTCAAGCCCTACAACTTCAACTCTGAAGGTATCTTGCCTGAATCTGGTGCCTTGCACCCTCTTAACAAGGTCAGGGAGGAGTTCAGACAGATCTTTTTCTCGATGGGCTTCACTGAAATGCCTGCCAACCAATACGTTGACACAGGTTTCTGGAACTTCGACGCTCTATATGTGCCTCAGAAGCACCCTGCTCGTGACCTGCAGGACACTTTCTACCTGAAAGACCCTATAAAGAGTGACCTGCCAGAGGACAAGGCATATTTGGAGAACATCAAAGCGGTGCATGAGCAAGGTAAGTTTGAGTCCATCGGTTACCGTTACGACTGGAAGCCAGAAgagtctcaaaagcttgtcTTGAGGACTCACTCCACTGCTACGTCTGCGTAcatgctgaagaagctggctGAAGACCCCAAGCCTACTAGACTTTTCTCGATTGACAGAGTCTTCCGTAACGAAGCCGTGGACGCCACTCACTTGGCTGAATTCCACCAAGTCGAGGGTGTCTTGGCTGACTACAACATCACGCTGGGTGACTTGATCCAGTTTATGGAAGGTTTCTTCGAAAAGATGGGTGTCACTGGTCTGCGCTTCAAGCCAACCTACAACCCATACACCGAGCCTTCTATGGAAATCTTCTCATGGCACGAGGGCCTAGGTAAGTGGGTCGAAATCGGAAATTCTGGTATGTTCAGGCCTGAGATGTTGGAGTCCATGGGTCTTCCTCCTAACATGAGAGTGTTAGGTTGGGGCCTATCGCTGGAAAGACCAACCATGATCAAGTATGGCGTGCAAAACATCAGAGAATTGCTGGGCCACAAGGTTTCGCTCGACTTCATCGAGACTAACCCAGCCGCGAGATTGGACGAGGACCTCTACGAATGA
- the IES3 gene encoding Ies3p (weakly similar to uniprot|Q12345 Saccharomyces cerevisiae YLR052W IES3 Subunit of the INO80 chromatin remodeling complex), whose translation MSDESALSICEDSVREFTELLAKDTQIRYAQNAIRRYKSSEAVDVDDERKSRHKRNIIAVDDNLKINYEMVKMTPGTFIESSVSTSKNKALKEKAGKVTKMKTNYYKKRLYNMNEQFLAEQGTLEPVSCSDSQSPESAADAGDAGDTAGAASIADDAPLDQQARWLAEIHKDLLQQYNTLLQEEKKWFLKKEVLLDANAKLDLFTTRDEDQSTLQLGSKDTAGLCMFH comes from the coding sequence ATGAGTGATGAATCGGCGCTTAGTATATGCGAAGACTCAGTTAGAGAGTTCACAGAGCTGCTCGCGAAGGATACGCAGATTCGGTATGCCCAAAACGCTATAAGACGATACAAGAGCAGTGAGGCTGTAGACGTGGACGACGAGCGCAAGAGCAGGCACAAACGCAACATCATAGCTGTGGATGACAATCTCAAGATCAACTATGAGATGGTGAAGATGACACCAGGCACGTTTATTGAGAGCAGCGTCTCGACGTCCAAGAACAAGGCCCTCAAGGAGAAAGCTGGAAAAGTGAcgaaaatgaagacgaaCTACTACAAGAAGAGGCTGTATAATATGAACGAGCAGTTCCTGGCCGAGCAGGGCACATTAGAGCCGGTATCCTGCAGCGACTCGCAATCGCCTGAGAGCGCAGCGGACGCGGGAGATGCGGGGGACACCGCAGGTGCAGCTTCGATAGCAGACGATGCTCCTCTGGACCAGCAGGCGAGGTGGCTAGCTGAAATTCACAAGGACCTGCTGCAACAGTACAACACGCTTCTTCAGGAGGAGAAAAagtggtttttgaaaaaggaagTGCTACTGGATGCAAACGCCAAGCTCGACCTTTTCACAACCCGCGATGAGGACCAAAGCACATTACAACTCGGTAGCAAGGACACCGCGGGTCTCTGCATGTTTCACTAG
- the OSW2 gene encoding Osw2p (some similarities with uniprot|Q12202 Saccharomyces cerevisiae YLR054C OSW2 Protein of unknown function proposed to be involved in the assembly of the spore wall): MIILSCLSFPSLNRYCDLLSRYSGKHTIVLVDASFAAQLEKLVLDKFYDTCACVLSVLCDVETRQLSSGSYALVNDSCKFYLGLTYARKGFNKQANKQDRLSVNLQCVQNTFFDESSTLNAMVAQLEGTNVDTIIKLAPEESCEMALKVWEHIIPRISLHILSIVFEQFDYDKLLENSSSRFIFEDLVRELSSICYAQCGEVSEKYLKSKSGPRNPPTSAEDWISQLDFDKVLEETKRRKRQMDRSTINEYPEFLTLSFEAYCFYHRLEFPAHILLHQPIQLASAYRINYSSINFLYGFYSRLLAISGFSIEGEPNKVSAPSLLFGIRTQLANQSEQTLVSKHCLNDDKNAPGSASKSKGVKSKLRARFKKIGHGNRERTSGATYSSEDPELSDEESGSSLDNLLAGDARDRSSTDPEDTGEAQAGRDFMFWCSEEFQDANSEPEIDDNDNSSIVDELIKLPNFRKRNFRKQGTQAELTLTTVPLFEQEIRSDPFAMSRYYFDAYKLGDPKTFLSLKERDSRPASARRFQRRYPRERAGVTGASTLPENYFRDHVDLMKRVNMGGILSVTTSRYGHVDSSQKMLDNWNRGLGYLKTLALRESASQVGASCHVVREPPARLQLRHSRRSSFSPEVD; encoded by the coding sequence ATGATAATCCTATCCTGCCTATCTTTCCCTTCTTTGAACCGTTATTGTGACCTGCTCTCGCGGTATAGCGGAAAACATACAATAGTTCTGGTGGACGCCAGCTTTGCGGCgcagcttgaaaagctggtcCTTGACAAATTCTACGACACCTGCGCTTGCGTTCTGTCAGTGCTTTGTGATGTGGAGACACGCCAACTGTCGTCTGGGTCATACGCGCTGGTTAATGACAGCTGCAAGTTTTATCTCGGCCTAACTTACGCCCGCAAGGGGTTCAACAAACAGGCAAATAAGCAAGACAGGCTGTCAGTAAACCTCCAATGTGTTCAGAATACCTTTTTTGACGAAAGTTCTACGCTGAATGCAATGGTTGCGCAGTTAGAGGGCACTAATGTCGACACAATTATCAAACTGGCGCCCGAGGAGTCTTGTGAGATGGCGCTGAAAGTGTGGGAGCATATTATCCCACGGATTTCGCTCCACATACTCTCTATTGTTTTCGAGCAGTTTGACTACGATAAGCTGCTAGAAAACTCATCATCAAGGTTTATTTTTGAGGATCTGGTGAGAGAACTCTCCAGTATATGCTACGCACAATGTGGTGAAGTAAGCGAGAAGTATTTGAAATCGAAATCTGGGCCACGTAATCCACCCACCTCCGCCGAAGATTGGATTTCCCAATTGGACTTTGACAAGGTCTTGGAAGAGACAAAACGGCGTAAAAGACAAATGGATCGTTCAACAATAAATGAGTACCCTGAGTTTTTGACGCTCTCGTTTGAAGCCTATTGTTTTTACCACCGCTTGGAGTTTCCTGCACACATCCTCCTCCATCAGCCAATTCAACTAGCTAGCGCTTACCGCATCAATTATTCGAGTATCAACTTTCTTTATGGATTTTACTCGCGGCTTCTAGCGATTAGTGGATTCAGTATCGAAGGTGAACCAAATAAGGTCTCTGCCCCGTCGTTGCTTTTTGGAATAAGAACACAGCTGGCGAACCAGAGTGAGCAAACGCTGGTATCGAAACACTGTCTCAACGATGATAAAAATGCGCCTGGCTCCGCTTCCAAGTCTAAAGGTGTGAAGTCTAAATTGAGGGCAAGATTCAAGAAAATTGGGCATGGGAATAGGGAGAGGACTAGTGGGGCTACGTACAGCTCTGAGGACCCCGAGCTAAGCGATGAAGAGTCCGGCAGTTCTCTCGATAACTTACTGGCCGGCGACGCCCGTGATAGATCCAGCACAGACCCCGAGGACACGGGAGAGGCCCAGGCTGGTCGCGATTTTATGTTTTGGTGCAGCGAAgagtttcaagatgctAACTCTGAGCCTGAGATTGATGACAACGATAACTCCTCAATTGTAGATGAGTTGATCAAACTCCCAAACTTCCGAAAGCGCAACTTCCGTAAGCAGGGCACACAGGCAGAGCTCACGCTCACTACTGTTccgctttttgagcaggaaATTCGCAGCGATCCTTTTGCCATGTCCAGGTACTACTTCGACGCCTACAAGCTCGGCGATCCGAAGACCTTTTTATCGCTGAAAGAGCGCGACTCGCGGCCCGCGAGCGCGCGAAGGTTCCAGAGGCGCTACCCCAGAGAGCGCGCGGGGGTGACAGGCGCATCAACCCTCCCCGAAAACTACTTCCGTGATCATGTCGATCTCATGAAGCGCGTCAACATGGGTGGCATCCTCAGTGTTACAACTAGCCGCTACGGGCACGTGGACTCATCGCAAAAGATGCTCGACAACTGGAACCGAGGCCTTGGCTatctcaaaaccttggcCCTGCGGGAAAGCGCCTCGCAAGTTGGTGCTAGCTGCCACGTTGTCCGAGAGCCCCCGGCGCGGCTCCAACTTCGTCATTCACGGAGATCTTCTTTCTCACCCGAGGTAGATTAA